GCTGCGGTCAGGACCGGATAGGCGATGGCATCCTGCGCCCCATGCTCGCGGGCGGTTTCGCGATGCTCGAGCTCCTCGGCCTGAAAATCGCGAATGTCGGCGGCGAGCTCGGGATCGGTTTCGCCAAGGTCGATCAGCTGGTCGGCATAATGCTTGTCGATCTCGGTTTCGACGGCGTCGGTGCAGGCCATCGCCGCCTTCTCGCTCATCAGCGCCGTCGCGGCGCCGAGCGCAAAACCGGCGACGTTCCAGAAGGGCTGCAGAAAGGTCGGTCGTACCCGGCGCTCGGCCAGCAGATGGTTGAAGCGGGCCAGGTGCCGCTCCTCCTGTGCCGCCATCCGCGCGATCTGGTGCGCGGTCGGCGATGCGCGGCCGAGGACGGCCAATTGCCCGGCATAAATGCGGGTGGCGCCATACTCACCGGCCTGGTTAACGCGCAGCATCGAATCGACGTCGGGTCGACGGTCGCCGGGTTTCCATTCGCTCATCGACGCGTCCTCCTGGTTGCCAGCACGACGATCGCGGCGGCACCGGCGAGGGAGATGATCGCATTCCATGCTGCCAGCGACAGGCCGAGGAACGACCATTGCACCTGGTCGCAGCGTACCAGCGGGACCGACATGATGTCCTCAAGCGAGGTCGCGCCGCTCGTGGTGCAGGTCGTCAGCCCTTCCCACCAGCCGAATTCGACGCCAGCGTGAAACACGCCGATCGCGCCCGACACCGCAACCGCCAGCGCCGCCAGCAGGACCAGCGGTCGTACCCGCGGCGATTGGATCGGCGAGAAGACCGCGATCGTCGCCAGCACCAGCGCCGCGACGTGCGGCCAGCGCTGCCAGTGACACATTTCACATGGGTAGAGCCCGCCGACGAATTGCGACAGAAGCGCGCCGCCGAGCAGGACGCCCGGGACAATGAGCGCAAGCACCCGCGCCTTGCCGAGACTCGCCGTCTGGTTGCCCGGCGGTGCCAGCATCAGCGGGTCGCGACCTTGGGTGCCGCAGCGGCCGCCGGCGCGGTCCGCTTGATCGCCTTCAGCGCATAGTCGAGCTGGAAGTCCTTCACGCCCTTCTTCTCCAATTCGGCCGCGGTGGCGGTGAAGCGGGGATCGGGCTTGTCGTCGTCCTCAAGGACCTCGTCCTTGATCGTCGCCTGGTTGACCAACGCACGGCGAAGGTCGGCCTCGCGAAGGCGGGGACGGGTCTTGTAATCCTCGTCCGACAGCTGCGGAACGGCGATGTCGGGATCGATCCCGCCGGCCTGAACCGACCGGCCCGACGGCGTGTAGTAACGCGCGGTGGTCAGGCGGAGCGCCGACTGCGGCCCGGTTTGGATCACGCTCTGCACCGATCCCTTGCCGAACGAGCGTTCGCCCATGACGATCGCGCGGCGATGGTCCTGAAGCGCGCCCGCTACGATCTCGGCGGCGGAGGCCGAACCGGCGTCGATCAGGACGATCACCGGCTTGCCCTTCGCCAAGTCGCCGTCCTTGGCATAGAAGCGCTGGATGTCGCCGGCCTCACGGCCACGCTCGGACACGATCTCGCCCTGCGACAGGAAGGCGTCGCTGACCTCGATCGACTGGTCGAGCAGGCCGCCCGGATTGGAGCGCAGGTCGACGATGTAGCCGGTGGCACGACCCGCGGTCGCCTTGTCGATCCCGGCCAGCGCCTCGCGGGTCAGTTCGCCGGTCTGAGCAGAGAAGCCGTTGATGTTGATGATGCCGACATTGTCCTTCACCTCCCACTTGACCGGCTTCAGGCTGATCCGTTCGCGGTTGAGGGTGACGTCGAAGGGCTTGTCGCGGCCGACGCGGACGATGGTCAGCTTGACCCGGCTACCCGGGGCGCCGCGCATCTTTTCGACCGCTTCGTCCAGGCTGAAGCCATAGAGGAACTCGCCGTCGATATGGGTAATGAAGTCGCCCGCCTTGATACCCGCGCGATCGGCCGGGGTGTCCTCGGTCGGCGCGATCACCTTCACCGCGCCATCCTCTGTCGACACGGTTAGGCCAAGCCCGCCGTAATTGCCCTCGGTCGTGGTGCGCAACTGGGTGAAGTCCGATGCCTCGGCATAGCTCGAATGCGGATCGAGCGCCGACAGCATCCCGTCGATCGCGCCCTTGATCAGCGTATGGTCGTCGACCTTGTCGACGTAATTGGCGCGCACCCGCTCGAACACGCTGAAGAATGTTTCCAGCTCTTTCTGCGTATCGGCATCGGCCGCGGCCATCGCACTGGTCGTGACCGGCACCATCGCGAGCGCGCCGACCAGCGCGAGAGGGGGGAGGAGCTTGGCCATGGAAATCATCGGATCGATCCTAATCTTCAGTCGCACGGGCGAGATTAGCGGCTGTTACCGCTATTTGACAGCGGAACAGATGAAGCTGCGATGAAGGCGGGGGAGACCGTGCGTCCATCCTGTCGCAATTCGACCCCGACCGGTCCCAGCGCGCGGCCGATTGCATCCCCGCGGCGCACCGTCGCCCCGCGCTGTAGGTTGCTCGAGACGTTGAGCAACAGGCTGGTCCAGCCGCGGCCGTGATCGATGATCATCAGGCCGTCCTGCCCGCGATAGGGCGCGGCGAAGAGAATACGGCCATCGGCGGGCGCGCGAACCTCGGTCCCGCGTGGCGCCGTCAGCTGCAGGCCGCGCGAGACGATCCCGCTGCGGCTGACCGATCCCAGTCCGTCGATCGCATCGCCGCCGACGGGCAGCGAATAAGCGGGGGCAGGAGAAGTCGCTTTCGAATCGCCCGGCGTCGGGCGCGGCGGCGCCATTCCGAGCGGGAGCAGCGCGGCGGCCGTGGCACGGGCAAGCCGGCGCTGCTGCGATTCGTTGCTTGCGGCGTCGATCGCTTCTCCGCCCGCCAACACCCGATCGCCGGCGCCGACCGCATCGCCCGTAAGCGACGCCGCACGGCGCGACGCCTCGACCTCCAGCGCGGCGAAGCGCTGCTGCCGCTCGGCGAGCGTGCGGCGGTCGGCGGCAAGCGCTTCTCGAGCGGATCGGGCCGACGCGGCAAGCGCGCGGCTGCGGGTCACGTCGGCGCGAAGCGAGGCGCTTCGTCGCTCTATTTCGGGCATAGTCGCGTCGAGCAATCCGCGGACGCGCACCATCTGCTCGACTGATCCGCCGTCGGCCAGCGCCAGCAACGGCGGCTGGCGCCCCATCTGAACCAGCCCGGCGACCAGCGAAGCGAGCGGCGCGCGCTGCGCCGCCAGTCGCGCGTCGGCCAGCGCGACGGCGGCTTCGACGCGGCGAAGCGTGGCATCGGCAGCGCTGATCCGCGCTTCGCTATCCTCGATCGCCGCGGCGGCGACGGCTTGCTGCGCCTTCAATCGTTCCGCTTCGCCCTCTGCCTCCGCCGCTTGGCGTTCCAGCGTCGCCAGTTGCCGGTTCGCGTTCGCCGCCTCGGCCTGGATCCTCGCCAATTCGGGATCGCTTGCGACCGGCGTCGTCGCGCTCGCCGCGAACAGCGGCAGCGTCAGCAGCAGGGCGAGACCGCGCTTCATCCTTCGCGGTGGTAAGGATGGCCCGCGAGTATTGCGGTCGCGCGGTAAAGTTGTTCGGCCAGCATCGCGCGGGCAAGCATGTGCGGCCAGGTCGCCGCGCCGAACGACAGCAGCAGGTCGGCGCCGTCGCGCTCGGCCTCGTCATGCCCGTCGGCGGCGCCGATCAGGAAGCGCGCCTCACGCCGACCGCCGTCACGCCATGCGCCAAGCCTGTCGGCGAAATCGGCCGACGACATCGCCTTGCCGCGTTCGTCGAGCACGATTCGGACGGGATTGTCCTTCGCCGCCGGCATCGTGCCGCCGCGATCGGGAAGTTCGGTGACCTTGGTCGGCCAGCTGATCCGCTTGAGATAGCGTTCGGTAAGCTCGGCTTCGGGCGAGCGACCGATCTTGCCGCGTGCGACGATGTGCAGCAGCACGGTGGCGTCAGGCGCCGGGGGCGGCCGCCTTCGGGGACGCCTCGTCGCCGAACGCCCACATCCGCTCCAGATTGTAGAATGTGCGAACCTCGGGCCGGAACAGGTGGACGATGACGTCGTCGGCATCGATCAGCACCCAGTCGGCGATCGGAAGGCCTTCGACGCGAACGATCTTGCCGAAATCCTGCTTGATCTTCGCTGCCAGCTTATTGGCCATCGACGCGACCTGGCGGGTCGACCGGCCGCTGGCGATCACCATGTGGTCGGCGATCGACGACTTGCC
Above is a genomic segment from Sphingomonas sp. LY29 containing:
- a CDS encoding disulfide bond formation protein B, with the translated sequence MLAPPGNQTASLGKARVLALIVPGVLLGGALLSQFVGGLYPCEMCHWQRWPHVAALVLATIAVFSPIQSPRVRPLVLLAALAVAVSGAIGVFHAGVEFGWWEGLTTCTTSGATSLEDIMSVPLVRCDQVQWSFLGLSLAAWNAIISLAGAAAIVVLATRRTRR
- the rsfS gene encoding ribosome silencing factor, translated to MQSLDDDQAVEVVTIPLAGKSSIADHMVIASGRSTRQVASMANKLAAKIKQDFGKIVRVEGLPIADWVLIDADDVIVHLFRPEVRTFYNLERMWAFGDEASPKAAAPGA
- a CDS encoding S41 family peptidase, with protein sequence MAKLLPPLALVGALAMVPVTTSAMAAADADTQKELETFFSVFERVRANYVDKVDDHTLIKGAIDGMLSALDPHSSYAEASDFTQLRTTTEGNYGGLGLTVSTEDGAVKVIAPTEDTPADRAGIKAGDFITHIDGEFLYGFSLDEAVEKMRGAPGSRVKLTIVRVGRDKPFDVTLNRERISLKPVKWEVKDNVGIININGFSAQTGELTREALAGIDKATAGRATGYIVDLRSNPGGLLDQSIEVSDAFLSQGEIVSERGREAGDIQRFYAKDGDLAKGKPVIVLIDAGSASAAEIVAGALQDHRRAIVMGERSFGKGSVQSVIQTGPQSALRLTTARYYTPSGRSVQAGGIDPDIAVPQLSDEDYKTRPRLREADLRRALVNQATIKDEVLEDDDKPDPRFTATAAELEKKGVKDFQLDYALKAIKRTAPAAAAAPKVATR
- a CDS encoding 23S rRNA (pseudouridine(1915)-N(3))-methyltransferase RlmH, producing the protein MLLHIVARGKIGRSPEAELTERYLKRISWPTKVTELPDRGGTMPAAKDNPVRIVLDERGKAMSSADFADRLGAWRDGGRREARFLIGAADGHDEAERDGADLLLSFGAATWPHMLARAMLAEQLYRATAILAGHPYHREG
- a CDS encoding demethoxyubiquinone hydroxylase family protein, whose product is MSEWKPGDRRPDVDSMLRVNQAGEYGATRIYAGQLAVLGRASPTAHQIARMAAQEERHLARFNHLLAERRVRPTFLQPFWNVAGFALGAATALMSEKAAMACTDAVETEIDKHYADQLIDLGETDPELAADIRDFQAEELEHRETAREHGAQDAIAYPVLTAAIRAGCRVAIELSKRI
- a CDS encoding murein hydrolase activator EnvC family protein, which encodes MKRGLALLLTLPLFAASATTPVASDPELARIQAEAANANRQLATLERQAAEAEGEAERLKAQQAVAAAAIEDSEARISAADATLRRVEAAVALADARLAAQRAPLASLVAGLVQMGRQPPLLALADGGSVEQMVRVRGLLDATMPEIERRSASLRADVTRSRALAASARSAREALAADRRTLAERQQRFAALEVEASRRAASLTGDAVGAGDRVLAGGEAIDAASNESQQRRLARATAAALLPLGMAPPRPTPGDSKATSPAPAYSLPVGGDAIDGLGSVSRSGIVSRGLQLTAPRGTEVRAPADGRILFAAPYRGQDGLMIIDHGRGWTSLLLNVSSNLQRGATVRRGDAIGRALGPVGVELRQDGRTVSPAFIAASSVPLSNSGNSR